The following DNA comes from Watersipora subatra chromosome 8, tzWatSuba1.1, whole genome shotgun sequence.
ATTATAAGACAGAATAGTCAATATCCCTTTCTTTGAGCCATCAGCTCGACGTTTGCATAATCCATCGATCGGTGGTCTAATTCTGAAGAGAGGAGTTAATATTAATGCTGTTCTATCAGCCTGGAAGGGGGTGAGTGCTTTTAGCTTTGGTTCTTACTCCGAGCTATTAGCAGCACCTTAATAATAGATTGATTAGTCTATAGAGAGACAGTATTTCTCTCTGTCTCTTATTAGGTTTACGACAGATTTAGCTCCGTAATGTCGATGACCTTAGGCATCTTTCAAATACTTTAACTTAATCAGCGTGTGGAGTGCCTTGAATAGCTAGTTGGAAGTAGGTAGACTTGAGCTGGGAAAGATGGAACTTTGGTTTCTCATACCTCTGGCTGTGCTTTTAGGTAAGCTAGTAATATCATTACAACAGTAATATCATCATAAGTAAGATATCCTTACAAGTACACTTGTTAATATGCCATGTTTGATGACATAAAAACAAGGTTTCAATCTGCCTTGAATTTTGTTGACTTTCCTACCATTGCTATTGCGAAGCAGCATTGATTGCACCATTATACAAAAACTGAAGTACTCTCCACTCTTCTTGATGTTCATGACAAAACAGATTCAGTGAACTCCTGCCTTCTTACATGTAGTGGGTCGTAGCTTCATGTCTACTGAACTGTAATGACATCAGTATATTAGCAGACGTTAATATCTTGTCTCAAACCAAAAGCTTGTGCTTTTAGCTTAAATCACAAATGAACAAAGCTGTTTTTTTACCTAcaaagtgaaaatttaaaatttttttatttttcacaggCAGCTGTTAGAGTTCAgtgtatttattttaatgtaccaaataatattatttaactGTGTTTAAAAAGCTAAACAACCTGTGTAAGAGTCAGAAGCAAACAATAAAATCGCCATTGAAGAGGAATGATTAGTGGAGGTTGTGGCATGCTGAGCAGCGAAGCTATttttcgtgagttcaaatccatatTGTGCAATACTGTTTCCTTATTTCAAAAAATAGCTTTGGTTGAACGTGTCTCTTATTATAACGAATATTGACAATAACTTCATGTCAAACATAACtgttttccaaattatgccatactACAATCATAAAAAGGGTAACAGTTAGTcaatataattaaataaaccGTCTGACATGAAgcgtttaaaactttttttgcaaaGAGAATGAATATTGGAAAGAAGATTATCAAAGTTAAACCTCTAGCAataatctttttaaaataattgttagaagTTGTCTGCAAATTGTTCATATCACATAAGCTGAAATCAGTTTAAAACCTGtaacttttatgtaaaaaaagaaGACACAAACCATAAAGATCTTGACATACCTTCACACAGTTTCTACATTTTCTAGTTTTGACTTTTTTGACATTTATTCAAATCTTTCAAATTCAAACTCGCACAAAGTTTTAGAAGATTTTACCGGTATTCTTTTATTATCTGtggttgttttttatgtttgatgtagtctgactgccagaatgtttcaagattaaaatccacagaacttgatcgttgttaaaatgctcagatcaagcgaacgTGCGATTATGGCATCCATAGTTGAAAAGAGACTGGTAGAATAGAGACATGTAACGCTGGAACTCAAGGACAATAAACATCAATTATCgtaatgatagcaactagtgatgccattttacACGAATTTTTTTTCTCATTGTTTCAATCATGACCCAGTTTTgtggattttaatcttgaatcaTTTTTTGCAATCAGGTCACCTCAAGCATCACAAATAATCGCAAaaagtgaaagaaaaaaaaaagtgtatatatatacagatgtcttcatatatatgtatatatatatatctatatatatatatatatctatatatctatatatatatatatatatatatatatatatatatatatatatatatatatatatatatatatatatatatatatatatatatatatatatatatatatatatatatatatatatatatatatatatatatatatatgatgacatctactaaaatcttgtgtaagttcatcgtTGACTAGCAGTAAGTTGACTTTCCAAGCAGAGCTGAGCCATTtctttgtttgttgttttttgcttACAAATGCATCGTTGTATGATctattttatattcattttgTTTGATTTCAAGGCTTATTATAGAACCATTTCGTAGCAAAACGTTTATTGTTTATTTCCTAAAGAACGTGGCGAGCCAAAACTGCTATTCCTACCAGAAGGCCATTTTGATTAATGAAGCTTTCTTAGGAGGCCAGTAAAACCCTGTTTTCTACATTTTAGCTAAAGATTAAATTTATgtgaataatttttaaattttatggcTAGCGTTAGATTGCTTGCGACTCTCTATTATTACATACTTCATAGAACTTGAACTATCAGATACTAGGTAAAACTGGCTATCAGATAGTACCTAGAACTCTGGCTATCAGATACTACGCAGAACTCTGGCTATCAGATGCCACATAGAACTCTGGCTATCAGATACTACATTGACCTCTGGCTATCAGATACTACATAAAACTCTGGCTATCAGATTCATGTAAAACTCTGGCTATCAGATACTACATAGAACTCTGGCTATCAGATACTACACAGGACTCTGGCTATCAGATGCATGTAGAACTCTGGCTATCAGATACTACATAAAACTCTGGCTATCAGATACTACGTAGAACTCTGGCTATCAGATAATACATTGAACTCTGGCAGCCTCTGAGAGATTGTCACAACTGCtaataaaacacagagaataaatggcagcacaattattctaaaaggTTGGAAGGCAGCACATCAGTGGTGATGTTGGGGTTTCTACCACACTGAATGTAACGAGTTTGAGTCCAGTGGAAGCAATCTTTTGTTTCTACTTTAGCATTAGGACAATAGACCGGCAGTCTTTTGTCTTTTTTCTTATTATAGCAGAGTCTGTCACTttgattataataaaaacttgataaaGGCAACAGGCAATGTCAACCTCTCACCATAATGGGATCACAGTGAAAGGATGTCAAATCAACTCTTACCAATATTAGCTGTCCAAGTGCAACTGAGCAGAATTTATTAAATTCACTGCTTACAAATTACAAAAACCCTGtttaatttattaacaaaaatgTCCTTAGAATTGTGACACAAAACTGATTTGaagtttcattttaaactaaTCTTCTTCTAGAATGAGAATAAAAgcataataaacaatataaaaccAATTAATTTGAGTTTATTATAATTTGGACAACACTATTGCTGACAGAACTTTTGCTGACAGAACTATTGCTGACAGAACTATTGCCGACAGAACTGCTGCTGACAAAACTATTGCTGACAGAACTATTGCTGACAGAACTATTGCTGACAGAACTATTGCCGACAGAACTGCTGCTGACAGAACTATTGCTGACAGAACTATTGCTGACAGAACTGCTGCTGACAGAACTATTGCTGACAGAACTATTGCTGACAGAACTATTGCTAACAGAACTATTGCCGACAGAACTATTGCTGACAGAACTATTGCCAACAAAACTATTGCCGACAGAACAATTGCTGACAGAACTATTGCAGACAGAACTGCTGCTGACAGAACTATTGCTGACAGAACTATTGCTGACAGAACTATTGCTGACAGAACTGCTGCTGACAGAACTATTGCTGACAAAACTATTGCTGACAGAACTGCTGCAGATAGAACTGCTTTGGACAAAACTACTACTGACAGCGCTACTGTTGCCAGAATTATAGCCGACATCACTAAAGCTTACGTCACTAacgaaataaattttttcacaaCATTTTGGTTTCAGATATAATGTTACATTACATTACAGCCTACCATCATAGATGCATTTTGTCCCGAGAGTTGTCATATTCTACCATTCATAAAGTGAAAGATTATCTCGTCTGAACTTCTTTCAACTATTTCTATTTTTTCCAACCTGTTCTAGCCACACAGTCTAATAGAGTTCTAATCTAAACAAGTTCTAATATAATCTTCTaatccatatatatatttctcaaagtatgtgtgtacaCATGTAAGTATGCGTGTACGGCTATAAATCTTAAAACCTTGGGATAAAGATTTCGTACTGACGAAGATTTGTTCTCGGACCCTGCCGTTCGTCAGACCAATGAGCTATCCACTAGACCACAAAAATTGATGTGCTTCCTTCCAATATAAGTCAGTATATaagagcaaatacccaacagaTTTGCGTACAACatgggtcatagcataacgtcatgagaagctgttTGCTCATATTATTAAACGTACTGGCTGATAGCGTGCAGGTTAATAacgagcaactctcactacttctcattgtttataagacaaaacacttttctcatgatatgtagttggaaaattagaatggctaatgttgttatatgttaaatacaaatcaattttctgtccaaagacttttctgtTAGCCGAGCAACGCTGggcagcacagctagtacaaTCATAAGTTTGTTCATTAAATTAATTGTAAACCATTAAAACAAAATCTTTACTTTCTTAGTGTAAGATCTTTTGAAAATG
Coding sequences within:
- the LOC137402326 gene encoding histone H1-like protein HC2 codes for the protein MTDKPYAAFLLTAESVNNKAAFQVPSVWCKQTPAMPVTRTVTSSAQMETILLALVIRTFADRTIADRTIADRTAADKTIADRTIADRTIADRTIADRTAADRTIADRTIADRTAADRTIADRTIADRTIANRTIADRTIADRTIANKTIADRTIADRTIADRTAADRTIADRTIADRTIADRTAADRTIADKTIADRTAADRTALDKTTTDSATVARIIADITKAYVTNEINFFTTFWFQI